The DNA sequence GCGGGCGCGTCACGGTGCAGAACCCTCCAGCAGGACCAGCACACGGCTCCGGATTTCGGCCAGCTGCGCCGACACGCCAGCGCCATCGGATGGCGGCGAAAAACCCCGGTCCAGTGGCCGCGCCAAATCGAGCCGGTACAGGACACGGTGTAGCGCCGTCAGATCGCGCTGTGGGCGGCCGAGCCGGGCCGGCCACAGCGCCCGGGCACGCAGCAGCACCCGCGCCAGCAGCTGCCGTGGCCCTCGCCAGGCTGGCAACTCGAAAATCGCCAGCGGCCGCCCCAGACGCGCCACCTCGACCAGCATCGAGGCGCTGTCACCGGTCACCACGAAGCGGTCGGCCAGGGCCAGCAGCGCCAGGTAGGGGTTGTCAGACGCCTCGGCGCTCCAACGGAACAGCCTCGCGCCCGCCGGCAGCTTCGCCGCCAGCGCGTCGGCCACCCCAGTCGGGGTACGCCGGCTGGTGCTCACGTACAGGGTGCCGGCGCCACCGGTCGCAGCGAGCGTGAGGGCGATCAGCGCTCGCGCCTGGTCGGGACCGAAGCGAAACGGCTGTGTGGGGCCGCCGACCAGCACGGCGGTAATCGGCCGGGCGAGTGCCGCGAATTCGTCGCGCCAGCGCTCAACTGCCTCGCCGATGGCGGCCGGCGGCGGCACGATCAAGGGCAACTCAAGATTGATCACGTTCGCGCGCGCGGGCAGACGAAACTGCGGCGCGGCGATGATCAGATCGAAAGCCTCGTAATGGCCATGCGGACGCCCGACCAGTACCAGCCGCGTGCGGCCCCGTGACTGTTCCCGCAGCCAAAGAGCCACGTTCATCAAACGCCGCCCGCTGAGCACCACCATGTCCGGCCAGGGCGGCTCCAGTGCATCGCTCGCCGCCCGGTCGAGGTGTCCCAACCCGGCGCGGATCCTGGGCTTGCCCCGATGCCAGCGCCGGCGCATGCGCAGGCGCTTGACCGTGACCGGCAGGCCGACTGCCTCCAGCAGCGTGTCCACCTGCGCGTTGTCGCCGGCCTTCTCGGCCTGCAGCGCCCAGATCAGAGGCGTTGGCCGGGCCGCGTCGGGCGCTGGCGGAAACGTGGCATTCACGGGCGGGCTTTCTCGCGGCACTGCGACAGGTGCAGGCCGGCTGTGCGTCAGGAAGGCGGGGATTATCGTTGCAAACGCCCACCGGCACGGCGACCGGGAGCGTTCCAAGTGCCAGGCTTCGCCGCGTGCGCCTCAGGCGCTGAACACAGACGTTCTTCAGTCCCCGACCACGATGCGGGCAATTTCCGGACTCGGGAACATCAGCTCCAGCCAGTTGTCGGCCAATGGCTGGATCACTTCCACGAACAGGCCAGCCAGCGGCTGGCCGCCGTCGAAGTAGGCAAAGGCCATCAGGCCCGGGATGCTGGCGGACTGGCCGACCACGATGCCGCGCGGCGCCAACTCGGCCGCCGCGCGCTGGAAGTCCTGCGGCGACGCCAGGCTGACCATGATGTGGTGCACGCACTCGCCGCGCCGGTCGAGCGCGTCGCGGTAGACGGTGGGGCCGCTGAGCGGCTCGACCAATTCGAAGCAGGCGCCCTCGCGCCGACCGATGGCCAGGCGGGCGGTATGTTCGACCGGCCTGCCGTAATACTCGCAGCCGGGCATCTGCGCGCTGTCGATGCCGATGTCGACCCAGGCCTCGATGCCCAGCAACGCGCGAAAGCGCGCCTTCGCTGCCTCCAGGTCGCGCACCATCACCGACACCTGATAGAGCTTTTGCACCGGCAGGATGGCCTCGCCCGGCAGGTGCAGCGGCTCGCCGTGCGGGATCAGCGCGTCGGCGTCGGCGAACACCAGGCCCAGGCCGCCCAGCGCCGTGCGGCTGTCGAGCAGCCGGCGCCGGCCGCCATGCTCCGCGTGCTCGGCCAAGCTAGCCAGACCGGCGGCCGCCTGCGCCTGCGTCAGCGCTGCCCAGTCGGGGGCCGGGATCACCACATGGCTTGGCCCCTCGCCGCAGCGGTCGAGCGCCTGCGCCCATACCCCGGACTGCGGCTCGATCAGCTCGAAGCCAACGCCGTTGGCGTAACCCACCGCCTGCCGGTGGGCATACTCGTACCCGTCCTCGGTGCGCCCGGCGCAGTCGGCGACGCGCCAGTCGTTGATGCCGAAAAAGCGTGCGTACTGGGCAGCGGCGGCGCGGCAGTCGCGTGTCAGCACGCCGACCCGGGCGATGGCGGTTACCGGCAGCGACATGGTGGCCTCCTTCGATGTGGGAGCGGCGCCCCCGCCGCGAATCTTCGATCGAGCATTCGGCCCGAGGGCGGGCCTCCCACACCGCAGAACCGCGGTGGGAAATTCCATGGCTCCGGTGCAGGCGCTGAATGCTTCGGTGTTTCCTTTGGATTCAGGTGTCGACTCAAAGATTCGGCGGGATGAACAGCATGGCAATCATCATCATGATGCCGATCGGCACGCCGACCATGAACGAGTACCCGGCAAAGCGGCCGAAGCGGATACCGGTGATGGCGACGATGGGGATGGCCATGTACGGGTGGATCAGGTTGGTCAGCGAGCCGCCGTGCATGTAGGCAAGCAGCGTGGTGGTCACGGAAACGCCCAGTTCGCGCGCCGCCGGGATGACGTAGGGCGCCTCGATGATCCACTTCGAGCCGGCCGAGGGCACGAAAAAGTCCATGATCCCCGAGTAGACGTAGATCACCAGCGGGAACATTTCCTGGCTGGAGAAGCGCACGAACAGGCTGCTCAGCCAGTGTCCCAGCTCGGTGCCGGTCATCAGGCCGAAGATGCCGCCGTAGAACGGAAACTGCAGCACCACGCCGTAGGCCGAATCGAGCCCGCGGCGCACCGCCTGCACGAACGACAGCGGGTTGCCGTGCAGCAGCAGGGCGAGACCTAAGAACACGGCGTTGTAGGCGTTGATGTTCCAGGCCCGGGCGAAGCCCTGCGTGGCCATGTTGTAGCCGAGCGTGAACAGGATCATGCCGCCGGCCAGGTAACACCAGATGCGCCGGTTCTCCAGCCAGCTGGCGGGCGTGGCGCGCTCGGCCTCGATGCTGGGCGGCTGCGGCAGGATGGCGTCCAGGCGCTCGGCGTCCAGCGTTACTACCGGCGTCTTGCCGCGCGGATGCAGGGCGCAGATCGCGGCGATACTGATTACCGACAGCAGCGCCAGCAGCATCAGGTTGAAGTGGGCAAACACGGTCTCGGTGACCGGGTACAGGCGATCGACGATCGGGCTGCCGGCGGCGGGCTTCATCATCGGGTTGTCGGGCGTGGCCATGATCAGCGCCGCCGAGCCGGACAGCGCGGCGTTGGTCACCGTGCCGACGCCCATGAAGGCCGCCGCGCACAGCACGCGGATGTCGGTTTTCGGATTGCGCCGCGCCACGAACGGGATCAGCAGCGCGCTGACCACGAAGCACAGCGCCCAGTTCAGCAGCCCGGTCACGGTGGTGGTGACCGCCAGCAGCAGCACCGCCTGCACCGGTTTGTCCGGATTGGGGATGCGCGCCAGGCGGTCGAACAGCCAGAAGCCGGGCCGCGACATCACGCAGGCGTAGGCCGCGAACACCGAGATCGAGAACTGCATGGTGATCTGCAGCAGTCCCCACATGCCGTTGCCCCAGGCGGTGACCGCCCGCAGCGGCTCGGCATCGGCACCGAACACCGCCAGCGCGAGGGCGATGGCGGTCAGCACCATGCACACCACCCAGGCGTCCGGGATGTAGCGCTCGGCCACGCCCGAGGCGGCGTTGCCGGCGCGGCTGAAGGCTTCCAGCAAGGCCATCTCCCCTCCGTGTCGCGTTGTCGGGCGCCGGTCTTGGCGCCGTGCCCGGTCAGGCCGGGATTTTTTTCTGCAAGCGGGCGTTGAACTTCTCGGCGTCGACCACGAAGCGCTCGTGCGTGCCCTCGGCGATCTTGTCAATGCCGTCGTGGGCGCTGACGGTGAACTTCAGGCGCTTGCCGTCCACTTCGTCCAGGCGCACCTGCACGGTCACCGTCAGGCCCGGCGGGGTGGCTGCCAGGTGCGACACGTTGATGTGCGTGCCGACGCTCTGCTCGGCCGGCCAGTCCAGGTGCGGCTTGATGGCGTCGATGCAGGCCCACTCCAGCAGCGCCACCAGGTAGCCGGTGGCGAACACCCGCGGCATGGCCTGGAAGTCCGCCGCCTCGGGGTAGATGTTGGGCACCGTCTTGGCGTCGGTGACGGTGAACTGGAACGTGTGCTCCAGGCCGGGTTTGAGGCTGTCTTTCATGGCAGATTTCCGGTCAGTCGAAACGCGCAAGCGCGTCGATGAGGGTGGTCGGCGTGCCGGCCGGCGGCACGATGACGGGGTTCAGGTCCAGCTCCTTGAGGCTGTCGCGGTGCTCGTAGGCGAACTGCGACAGGCCGACCAGGGTGCTGACCAGCGAGGCCGTATCCAGCGCCGGCTTGCCGCGGTAGCCGTTCAGGATCTTGCGCACGCCGATGCGGTCGATCATGACTTCGGCCTGCTCGGGCGTGATCGGGCACAGCGCGTGGGCGTGCTTGTCGAACAGCTCGGCCAGCACGCCACCGGCACCCAGCGTCAGCACCGGGCCGGCCACGTGGTCGTGCACCACGCCGGCCAGCAGTTCCAGGCTGTCCGACAGGTCCAGCATGGGCTGGGCGATGATCGACCAGGTGGCCAGTTTCTGCTGCTCGGCGATGGCGGCCAGCACCTCGACCGCGGCCGAGCAGGCGGCGGCGTCGGCGATGCCGACCTTGACCGCGCCATGTTCGGTCTTGTGCGGCAGGCCGGGCGATTCGAGCTTGAGCACTGCCGGGAACGACGGCTTGCCCTCGCCGGCCTTGCCGGTGTGGTCGAGCAGGGTCACGTGTCCGGCGCAATTCAGGCCGTACGCCGCCAGCGGCTTGACCATGTCCGGGAAGGTCGCCACCGCCGGACCCTTCCAGCGCTTGGGTTCGTCGTTGCACCAGCCCTGCGGCAGGTAACCGGGCTTGTCGAAGTAGTCACGCATGGCCGCCAGGCCGCGCGCCAGTGCCTGCCCGCCCTGCACGTTGGGCATCGGATCACTGTCCAGCCAGTCGCGGTAGGTGTCCTTGAGCGCACTGGTCTCGATGCAGCTGGCCAGGATGGGCTTTTGGAGTCGGCCCTGCCAGGTGGCGACCGGCGCGTAGAAGCGCTCGCCGCCGTCCCAGTTGCCGAACATGATCGACACCGCGTCGAAGCCCTCGTGTTTGATCATCTCGTCGGCCATCTGGTAGTAGACCTCGGCAAAACCGTAGATCTGCGCCGTGATGTCGAAGGGGTTGTTGAAGGTGACGTTCTCGACCCAGCCGGGCAGCAGCCGGGTGACGCTCTCGGGCAGCGGCGGCGTTTCGATGCCCTCGTCGGCGAAATAATCACCCATCAGCGCCGACCAGCCGCCGGAGATGCTGATCAGACCTGCCGTGCGCACCGGCCGCCAGCTGCGCGGCGGCGTGACGGCGAACACCGAGGCGCGGTCGAGCGCCTCGTCCAGCGTGTCGACCGGAATGGCGCCGGCCGCCTCGATGGCGGCGCGCGTGATCGCGCCGGTGGTGGTGATGGCGCCGGTGTGGCCCAGCGCCGCGCCGCGGCCGGCTTCGGACCGGCCGATCGCCACCACGATCACCGGCGTGTTGTTGGCCCGGCACTTCTGTACTGCTTCAACGAAGTGCGGGTAGTCGCCGAACTGCTCGACGTAGGTCACCACCACCCGCGTGTCGGAGTTGGTGGCCAGGAAATTGAGCGCGTCGGTGAGCGCGAAATTGACCTGATTGCCGGTCGAGATCTGGAAGCTGATGCCAAGACCGCGGTCCCAGGTCAGGCAGCACAGCGCGCCCAGCACGCCGCTGGACTGGCCCAGCAGCGCCACCGTGCCGTGCCGGTAGGGGCGGTTGATGGGGCCGGTCCACAGGTGCAGGCCGGCGCCGGCGTTGATGTAGCCGTTGCAGTTGGGGCCGATGATGATCAGGCCCAGTTTCTCGGCCTGCGCCCGCAGCGCCGCCATCTGCTCGGGCTTCTCGAAGCCGGCCGCCAGCACATAGGCGGCCTTGCAGCCGGTGGCGGCGACCTGTTCCAGCATGCCCGGCACGTGTTTGGCGCCCAGCAGCACGGCGGCGATATCGGGTTTTTCCGGCAGGTCGGCCAGTGATTTGAAGGACTGGAAACCCAGCACCGAACTGCGCGACGGGTTGACCACGTACACCCGTCCCTGGAAACCATGGCCACGCAGGCCATCGAGCAACTGGCGCGACCACAGCGTGTCCGGTGAGGCGCCGATGACGG is a window from the Immundisolibacter sp. genome containing:
- a CDS encoding ELM1/GtrOC1 family putative glycosyltransferase; this encodes MNATFPPAPDAARPTPLIWALQAEKAGDNAQVDTLLEAVGLPVTVKRLRMRRRWHRGKPRIRAGLGHLDRAASDALEPPWPDMVVLSGRRLMNVALWLREQSRGRTRLVLVGRPHGHYEAFDLIIAAPQFRLPARANVINLELPLIVPPPAAIGEAVERWRDEFAALARPITAVLVGGPTQPFRFGPDQARALIALTLAATGGAGTLYVSTSRRTPTGVADALAAKLPAGARLFRWSAEASDNPYLALLALADRFVVTGDSASMLVEVARLGRPLAIFELPAWRGPRQLLARVLLRARALWPARLGRPQRDLTALHRVLYRLDLARPLDRGFSPPSDGAGVSAQLAEIRSRVLVLLEGSAP
- a CDS encoding VOC family protein codes for the protein MSLPVTAIARVGVLTRDCRAAAAQYARFFGINDWRVADCAGRTEDGYEYAHRQAVGYANGVGFELIEPQSGVWAQALDRCGEGPSHVVIPAPDWAALTQAQAAAGLASLAEHAEHGGRRRLLDSRTALGGLGLVFADADALIPHGEPLHLPGEAILPVQKLYQVSVMVRDLEAAKARFRALLGIEAWVDIGIDSAQMPGCEYYGRPVEHTARLAIGRREGACFELVEPLSGPTVYRDALDRRGECVHHIMVSLASPQDFQRAAAELAPRGIVVGQSASIPGLMAFAYFDGGQPLAGLFVEVIQPLADNWLELMFPSPEIARIVVGD
- a CDS encoding TIGR00366 family protein, translated to MALLEAFSRAGNAASGVAERYIPDAWVVCMVLTAIALALAVFGADAEPLRAVTAWGNGMWGLLQITMQFSISVFAAYACVMSRPGFWLFDRLARIPNPDKPVQAVLLLAVTTTVTGLLNWALCFVVSALLIPFVARRNPKTDIRVLCAAAFMGVGTVTNAALSGSAALIMATPDNPMMKPAAGSPIVDRLYPVTETVFAHFNLMLLALLSVISIAAICALHPRGKTPVVTLDAERLDAILPQPPSIEAERATPASWLENRRIWCYLAGGMILFTLGYNMATQGFARAWNINAYNAVFLGLALLLHGNPLSFVQAVRRGLDSAYGVVLQFPFYGGIFGLMTGTELGHWLSSLFVRFSSQEMFPLVIYVYSGIMDFFVPSAGSKWIIEAPYVIPAARELGVSVTTTLLAYMHGGSLTNLIHPYMAIPIVAITGIRFGRFAGYSFMVGVPIGIMMMIAMLFIPPNL
- a CDS encoding thioesterase family protein; the encoded protein is MKDSLKPGLEHTFQFTVTDAKTVPNIYPEAADFQAMPRVFATGYLVALLEWACIDAIKPHLDWPAEQSVGTHINVSHLAATPPGLTVTVQVRLDEVDGKRLKFTVSAHDGIDKIAEGTHERFVVDAEKFNARLQKKIPA
- a CDS encoding acetate--CoA ligase family protein; this encodes MTAVRAAHYDAATVEAFFNPKVVAVIGASPDTLWSRQLLDGLRGHGFQGRVYVVNPSRSSVLGFQSFKSLADLPEKPDIAAVLLGAKHVPGMLEQVAATGCKAAYVLAAGFEKPEQMAALRAQAEKLGLIIIGPNCNGYINAGAGLHLWTGPINRPYRHGTVALLGQSSGVLGALCCLTWDRGLGISFQISTGNQVNFALTDALNFLATNSDTRVVVTYVEQFGDYPHFVEAVQKCRANNTPVIVVAIGRSEAGRGAALGHTGAITTTGAITRAAIEAAGAIPVDTLDEALDRASVFAVTPPRSWRPVRTAGLISISGGWSALMGDYFADEGIETPPLPESVTRLLPGWVENVTFNNPFDITAQIYGFAEVYYQMADEMIKHEGFDAVSIMFGNWDGGERFYAPVATWQGRLQKPILASCIETSALKDTYRDWLDSDPMPNVQGGQALARGLAAMRDYFDKPGYLPQGWCNDEPKRWKGPAVATFPDMVKPLAAYGLNCAGHVTLLDHTGKAGEGKPSFPAVLKLESPGLPHKTEHGAVKVGIADAAACSAAVEVLAAIAEQQKLATWSIIAQPMLDLSDSLELLAGVVHDHVAGPVLTLGAGGVLAELFDKHAHALCPITPEQAEVMIDRIGVRKILNGYRGKPALDTASLVSTLVGLSQFAYEHRDSLKELDLNPVIVPPAGTPTTLIDALARFD